The nucleotide sequence ACGGGAGGCGGAGGTGGGCTTTCCCGGAAGCTCCGGTTCCGCACCGTGGGCCTGATTGGTCATGCCGTCCACCTTATGCGGACCAGATTCTTATCAGGTCTGCAACAGCCGTGCCCCGATCCGGCCCCCGCCCTGTAAGGCGACCCACCCGACCAGGCACACTGCCTTGCATGAGCGAATGGCCCCAGGGATCGACCGGCGACCGCAGCGGCCGGTACGGACGTGGTAGCGGCAGCCCTGACCCAGAGGGGGCGCGTGCTATGCCGCAAGTGAGGCGCTCGGCGCCCGGTGCGGGCGGTCCGCCGCCGTACAACGAGCCGCCGCTGCCGCCCGACCTCTCGCCCCACGGCACCATTCCGCGGCAGCAGGCGTCCCAGGGCTATGACGACTACGACGACGGCTACAACACGGGGCAGGTCTACGGCCACGGCCCCGGCGGACCGGGCGGCGGCGACCCCCACGGCCCCGGCGGTCCGGGCGGCCCCGGCCCGCGTCCGGTGAGGCCGAAGAACTGGAAGCGCCGGATAACCATCGGCCTGGTCACCCTGGTCGTCCTGCTGCTCGCCGTCGGCATCGGCACCTACATCTGGGCCGACTCCAAGCTCCGCAACGAGGTGGACCTGAGCAAGGTCGAGGACCGGCCGGGCGGCGGCAAGGGCACCAACTACCTCATCGTGGGTTCGGACAGCCGCGAGGGCATGTCCGACGAGGACAAGAAGAAGCTGCACACCGGCTCGGCCGATGGCCGCCGCACCGACTCCATGATCCTTCTCCATGTCGGTGAGAACGGGAACACCATGGTCAGCCTCCCGCGTGACTCCTGGGTCACCATCCCGGCCTTCACCGGCTCGGAGAGCGGCCGGCGGATCCCGCAGAGCCAGAACAAGCTGAACGCGTCGTACTCCTCCGAGGGCCCCTCGCTGCTCGTCCGCACGATCGAGTACAACACCGGCCTGAAGATCGACCACTACGCGGAGATCGGCTTCGACGGCTTCGCCAATCTCGTGGACGGGGTCGGCGGCGTCGACATCGACGTCCCGCAGGACATGAAGGACAAGAAGTCCGGCAATGACCTGAAGAAGGGCAAGCAGACGCTGGACGGCCAGCAGGCGCTCGCCTTCGTCCGGCAGCGCTACGGCCTCGCGGGCGGCGACCTGGACCGCACCAAGAACCAGCAGAAGTTCCTCTCCGCGCTGGCCAACAAGGCGGCCTCGCCGAGCACGATCATGAACCCCTTCAAGCTCTACCCGACGATGGGCGCCGGCCTGGACAACCTGGTCGTCGACAAGGACATGAGCCTGTGGGACGTGAAGGACATGTTCTTCGCGATGAAGAGCGTCTCCGGCGGTGACGGCAAGCAGATGAACATGCCGATCTCCAACCCCGGCCTGGCCACCTCCAAGGGCAGCGCGGTGCAGTGGGACATGACCAAGGTCAAGCAGCTCATGGGCGAGCTGAAGAACGACGACACGGTCACGGTCTCCAGCAACTGATCCGAGCGGGAGAGACGAGCGGCGCCGGGCCCGTCGGGCCCGGCGCCGCTCGTTCGTATCGACGGACTACGGCAGGTTGCGCGCCATCACGATGCGCTGGACCTGGTTGGTGCCCTCGTAGATCTGCGTGATCTTGGCGTCGCGCATCATCCGCTCGAGCGGGTAGTCACGGGTGTAGCCGTAGCCGCCGAGGAGCTGGACGGCGTCCGTGGTGATCTCCATGGCGGCGTCCGAGGCGTAGCACTTGGCCGCGGCGCCGAAGAACGTCAGGTCCTCCTTGCCGCCTCCGGCGGAGACCCGCTCGGACTTGGCCGCCGCCGCGTAGGTGAGCTGCCGGGCGGCCTCCAGCTTCATGGCCATGTCGGCGAGCATGAACTGGACGCCCTGGAAGTCGCCGATCGGCTTGCCGAACTGCTTGCGCTCCTGGACGTACCCCTTGGCGTAGTCCAGGGCGCCCTGGGCGATGCCGAGGGCCTGCGCGGCGATGGTGATCCGGGTGTGGTCGAGGGTCTTCATCGCGGTGGCGAAGCCGGTGCCCTCGGCGCCGATCATCCGGTCGGCGGGAATCCGGACGTTGTCGAGATAGACCTCACGGGTCGGGGAGCCCTTGATACCGAGCTTCTTCTCCGGGGCGCCGAAGGAGACGCCCGGGTCGGACTTCTCGACGACGAAGGCGGAGATGCCCTTGGAGCGCTTCTCGGGGTCGGTGACGGCCATCACCGTGTAGTACTCGGAGACCCCGGCGTTGGTGATCCAGCGCTTGACGCCGTTGAGGACGTAGAAGTCGCCGTCGCGCACCGCCTTGGTCTTCATCCCCGCCGCGTCCGAGCCCGCGTCCGGCTCGGAGAGGCAGTAGGAGAACATCGCGTCGCCCTTGGCGAGCGGGGCCAGGTACTTCTTCTTCAGCTCCTCGGAGGCGGAGAGGATGACCGGCAGCGACCCCAGCTTGTTGACCGCGGGGATCAGGGAGGACGAGGCGCAGACCCGGGCGACCTCCTCGATGACGATCACGGTGGCCAGCGCGTCCGCGCCGGAGCCGCCGTAGGACTCGGGGACGTGCACCGCGTGCAGATCGTTCGCGACCAGGGCGTCGAGCGCCTCCTGGGGGAAGCGGGCCCCCTCGTCGACCTCTGCCGCGAAGGGGGCTATCTTCGCCTCGGCGAGAGAGCGGACGGCGTCCCGGAGCATGTCATGCTCCTCGGACGGCCGGTACAGGTCGAAGTCGTTCACCGAGGACGCCAAGCCTCTCACTCCCCAAGAGTGCTAACTACCGTTAAGTAACTGAATTCTAGGGGCGACGCCCCGGTAGGTATACGTGAGTTACCTGACAGAGTCGGCTGAGCCCGTCCCGGGGTCCCGACTATGCTCAGGCACCGCATCTGCGATCGACCGTTCTGGAGCACTGCATGGCCCTCAAGATCACTGTGATCGGCACCGGCTACCTCGGCGCCACCCACGCAGCGGCCATGGCGGAACTGGGCTTCGAGGTGCTCGGCCTCGACATCGTGCCCGAGAAGATCGCGATGCTCACCGAGGGCCGGGTGCCCATGTACGAGCCCGGCCTCGAGGACCTGCTGCGGCGCCACGTCGCGGGGATCGAGGGCGCCACCGGGCGGCTGCGCTTCACCACCTCCTACGAGGAGGCCGGGGAGTTCGGCGACATCCACTTCATCTGCGTGAACACCCCGCAGAAGCACGGCGAGTACGCCTGTGACATGAGTTACGTGAACGCCGCGGTGGACTCGCTCGCCCCGCATCTGCGCCGCCCCGCGCTGGTCGTGGGCAAGTCCACGGTGCCGGTCGGCAGCGCCGACCTGCTCGCGGCCCGGCTGGCCGAGCTGGCCCCGGTGGGGGCGGACGCGGAGCTCGCCTGGAACCCGGAGTTCCTGCGCGAGGGGTTCGCCGTCCAGGACACCCTGCACCCGGACCGGATCGTGGTCGGCGTCGCCGGCGACCGGGCCGAGAAGCTGCTCCGCGAGGTGTACGAGACGCCCATCGCCGAGGGCTCGCCCTTCGTGGTGACCGACTTCCCGACCGCCGAGCTGGTGAAGGTCGCGGCCAACTCCTTCCTGGCGACGAAGATCTCCTTCATCAACGCCATGGCCGAGGTCTGCGAGGCCGCTGGCGGCGATGTGGTCAAGCTGGCCGAGGCCATCGGCTACGACGAGCGCATCGGCAAGAAGTTCCTGCGGGCCGGGATCGGCTTCGGCGGCGGCTGTCTGCCCAAGGACATCCGTGCCTTCATGGCGCGCGCCGGTGAGCTCGGCGCCGACCAGGCGCTGACCTTCCTCCGCGAGGTCGACTCGATCAACATGCGGCGCCGCGGCCACATGGTCGAGCTGGCCCGCGAGGCCGTCGGCGGCAGCTTCCTGGGCAAGCGGGTCGCCGTGCTGGGCGCGACCTTCAAGCCGGACTCCGACGACGTCCGGGACTCCCCCGCACTCAACGTGGCCGGTCAGATACAGCTCCAGGGCGCCCAGGTCACCGTCTTCGACCCCAAGGGCATGGAGAACGCCCGGGCCCTCTTCCCGACCCTCGCCTACGCGGCGACGGCGGCCGAGGCGGCACAGGGCGCCCATGCGGTGCTGCATCTCACCGAGTGGCGCGAGTTCCGCGAGCTGGACCCGGCGGCCCTCGGCAGCGTCGTCGCCGAGCGCCGCATCCTGGATGGGCGCAACGCCCTGGACCCCGACCACTGGCGCGAGGCCGGCTGGACCTACCGCGCGCTGGGGCGCCCGCTGGCGTAGCCGTCGCCCTCCCCCGACATAGCCGTCGCCCCCGCCGGACGGTCTCCGGCGGGGGCGGCGTCGGGTCGGTTTCAGCGGCGGGGGCGGTGGCCGCGTTCCTGCCGCGGGGGCTTCTGGTCGGCGCCCGGCAGGGTCGGCTTGGGGAGGTTCTCGACGTCCTTCTTGGCCTGCTCCAACTGCTCGGCCGTGTCGTCCGGCAGCTTCGGCGGCTTCGGCGCGGCGTGCGAGAAGCCGAAAGCCGAGGTGAGGTCGCCGAAGGTACGGCGGCGCCACTGG is from Streptomyces hygroscopicus and encodes:
- a CDS encoding acyl-CoA dehydrogenase, translated to MASSVNDFDLYRPSEEHDMLRDAVRSLAEAKIAPFAAEVDEGARFPQEALDALVANDLHAVHVPESYGGSGADALATVIVIEEVARVCASSSLIPAVNKLGSLPVILSASEELKKKYLAPLAKGDAMFSYCLSEPDAGSDAAGMKTKAVRDGDFYVLNGVKRWITNAGVSEYYTVMAVTDPEKRSKGISAFVVEKSDPGVSFGAPEKKLGIKGSPTREVYLDNVRIPADRMIGAEGTGFATAMKTLDHTRITIAAQALGIAQGALDYAKGYVQERKQFGKPIGDFQGVQFMLADMAMKLEAARQLTYAAAAKSERVSAGGGKEDLTFFGAAAKCYASDAAMEITTDAVQLLGGYGYTRDYPLERMMRDAKITQIYEGTNQVQRIVMARNLP
- a CDS encoding UDP-glucose 6-dehydrogenase, encoding MALKITVIGTGYLGATHAAAMAELGFEVLGLDIVPEKIAMLTEGRVPMYEPGLEDLLRRHVAGIEGATGRLRFTTSYEEAGEFGDIHFICVNTPQKHGEYACDMSYVNAAVDSLAPHLRRPALVVGKSTVPVGSADLLAARLAELAPVGADAELAWNPEFLREGFAVQDTLHPDRIVVGVAGDRAEKLLREVYETPIAEGSPFVVTDFPTAELVKVAANSFLATKISFINAMAEVCEAAGGDVVKLAEAIGYDERIGKKFLRAGIGFGGGCLPKDIRAFMARAGELGADQALTFLREVDSINMRRRGHMVELAREAVGGSFLGKRVAVLGATFKPDSDDVRDSPALNVAGQIQLQGAQVTVFDPKGMENARALFPTLAYAATAAEAAQGAHAVLHLTEWREFRELDPAALGSVVAERRILDGRNALDPDHWREAGWTYRALGRPLA
- a CDS encoding transcriptional regulator, producing the protein MPQVRRSAPGAGGPPPYNEPPLPPDLSPHGTIPRQQASQGYDDYDDGYNTGQVYGHGPGGPGGGDPHGPGGPGGPGPRPVRPKNWKRRITIGLVTLVVLLLAVGIGTYIWADSKLRNEVDLSKVEDRPGGGKGTNYLIVGSDSREGMSDEDKKKLHTGSADGRRTDSMILLHVGENGNTMVSLPRDSWVTIPAFTGSESGRRIPQSQNKLNASYSSEGPSLLVRTIEYNTGLKIDHYAEIGFDGFANLVDGVGGVDIDVPQDMKDKKSGNDLKKGKQTLDGQQALAFVRQRYGLAGGDLDRTKNQQKFLSALANKAASPSTIMNPFKLYPTMGAGLDNLVVDKDMSLWDVKDMFFAMKSVSGGDGKQMNMPISNPGLATSKGSAVQWDMTKVKQLMGELKNDDTVTVSSN